One part of the Dyadobacter sp. 676 genome encodes these proteins:
- a CDS encoding sigma-70 family RNA polymerase sigma factor yields the protein MSQKKPNIIQTVASYGKQLLGFIRQRVNTDEDAEDILQDVWYQLSTVPEIEAIEQMSSWLYRVARNRIIDKYRKQKPESLEDYGYEDEDGEFYFKDILLADDNTPESAYLKDLFWEQLNLALDELPENQRQVFIWNELEDQTFQEIADRTGENIKTLISRKRYAVRHLRERLESVYREFVNY from the coding sequence TTGTCGCAGAAAAAGCCAAATATCATCCAAACAGTCGCATCCTATGGCAAGCAGCTACTCGGATTTATCCGGCAGCGTGTGAATACCGACGAGGATGCGGAAGATATTTTGCAGGACGTCTGGTATCAGCTCAGCACAGTTCCGGAGATCGAGGCGATCGAGCAAATGAGCAGCTGGCTTTACCGCGTTGCCCGTAACCGGATCATCGATAAGTACCGGAAACAAAAACCTGAATCGCTGGAAGATTACGGCTATGAAGATGAAGACGGCGAGTTTTATTTCAAGGATATTCTGCTCGCCGACGACAATACACCGGAGTCGGCCTATCTGAAAGACCTGTTCTGGGAGCAACTGAACCTGGCCCTGGACGAACTTCCAGAGAATCAACGGCAGGTATTCATCTGGAACGAACTGGAAGACCAGACCTTCCAGGAAATCGCCGATCGCACCGGAGAAAATATCAAAACCCTGATTTCCCGCAAACGTTACGCCGTGCGCCACCTTCGCGAGCGCCTGGAAAGCGTGTACCGGGAGTTTGTAAATTACTAA
- a CDS encoding Hsp20/alpha crystallin family protein, giving the protein MCDNRFDRRGFGMRHDYYSRHFGPQREFRVPVNIVRNDDSYEMLVFAPDREKDDFKINVQGLELTISYELKDNLTEKRNWIRQEFGKSSFRRTFMIDNTVDTENIRAEYQNGILKLTLPVVPGMERPSQEISVH; this is encoded by the coding sequence ATGTGTGACAACAGATTCGATCGTCGCGGCTTTGGAATGCGCCACGACTATTACAGCAGACATTTCGGGCCGCAACGTGAATTCCGCGTGCCGGTCAACATTGTCAGAAATGACGACAGTTACGAAATGCTCGTCTTCGCGCCTGACCGTGAAAAGGACGATTTCAAAATCAATGTTCAGGGCCTCGAACTGACTATTTCATACGAATTGAAAGACAACCTGACAGAAAAACGGAACTGGATAAGGCAGGAATTCGGCAAGAGCTCATTCCGCCGGACATTCATGATCGACAACACCGTCGATACCGAAAACATCCGTGCCGAATACCAAAACGGTATCCTCAAACTTACGCTGCCTGTCGTGCCGGGTATGGAAAGGCCGTCTCAGGAAATCAGCGTTCATTAA
- a CDS encoding VCBS repeat-containing protein: MLVKYLLPVLVGTILLTSCKKEPKTFTELSAGETGIRFSNRIAENDTMNILAFEYVYNGGGVALGDFNNDSLPDVYFTGNTSPNKLYLNKGNFKFEDITEKAGVAPKNKWSTGVALVDINNDSLLDIYVCASVRDVAQERENLLYVNQGLDENKVPVFREMGKEYGIADTTHTTNAAFFDYDNDGDLDLFLIVNEMDDNNFPNKYHKKIVDGSSRRTDRLYRNDWDAALNHPVFTNVSREAGILIEGYSLGINVTDVNQDGWKDVYITNDYLTNDLLYINNGNGTFTDRAPGYFKHTSHSAMGNDVADVNNDGLVDIVAVDMMPATNRRKKMMTPANSYVTYQNNELFGYQYQVARNTLQLNMGSRDGAGKSPVFSEIGLLSGIAETDWSWTPMVTDFDNDGFRDIIITNGFPRDITDLDFIAYRNEVSSVMAPMMMLDYIPSVRLRNFAFKNRGDLTFADVTSDWGIETPGFSNGAAYADLDNDGDLDYVVNRINDSAMVYRNNSIQLKPAESNYLRIAFTGERYNRAGVGAIAEIVYANGKKQIAENSPYRGYLSTVEPVLHFGLGRERLVQQVKITWPGGKSQILKNVRANQILKVNEKDAVVAPIPATELESPIFNDITSQLNVPYRHEEMDIIDFNVQKLLPHKMSQYGPGLAVGDVNGDGLEDAFVGGACQHKGRFLLQGPGGKFEVADLLPGKEGPEKASEDMGVLLFDADGDKDLDLYIVSGSYEIREGSDALKNRLYLNDGKGRFSDDTAALPAFLVNGSCVKAADYDRDGDLDLFIGGRVESGKYPKPVSSYILRNDSKGRTVRFSNATAAVAPELAGIGLVCDALWTDYDNDGWPDLLLAGEWMPPTFLKNEKGKFKKIETGLETKKGWWGSLVAGDFDNDGDMDYIGGNLGANTLSRASESRPVSVYAKDFNNDGYFDAIPTVFYKAQDETYREFPYNTRDDMGKQVIQVRQRFQEYGKFAESGLADILKPEELKDALHLSATWMKSSYIENRGGGKFILRELPAQAQFAPLFGMIADDFDQDGNLDLLLSGNDYGSEVSVGRYDAMYGLVLKGDGKGGFRPLNIAESGYAADGNMKGLVRLASDAGDMITITSQNRDSLRFHKATKKVRVINLGPGDVAARIYLPDNRFRKVEPGYGTSFLSASGHSVLVPPNTGKVVITDFSGKERMVTGPVK; encoded by the coding sequence ATGCTCGTTAAGTACCTGCTTCCGGTTTTGGTGGGAACCATCCTGCTTACCTCCTGTAAAAAAGAGCCCAAAACTTTCACCGAATTGTCTGCCGGGGAAACAGGCATCCGCTTTTCGAACCGGATCGCCGAAAATGATACGATGAACATTCTTGCATTCGAATACGTGTACAATGGAGGCGGCGTGGCATTAGGGGATTTCAATAACGACAGTCTTCCGGATGTTTATTTCACAGGAAACACCAGCCCGAACAAACTGTATCTGAACAAGGGCAATTTCAAATTTGAAGATATCACGGAAAAAGCAGGCGTAGCGCCGAAAAATAAATGGTCAACGGGCGTAGCGCTGGTGGATATCAACAACGACAGTTTGCTGGACATTTACGTGTGTGCATCCGTACGCGATGTAGCACAGGAGCGGGAGAATTTATTATATGTAAATCAAGGACTTGATGAAAACAAGGTGCCGGTTTTCAGGGAAATGGGCAAAGAATACGGCATCGCGGACACTACACATACTACCAATGCGGCGTTCTTCGACTATGACAATGATGGTGACCTGGATTTGTTCCTGATCGTGAACGAAATGGACGACAACAATTTTCCGAACAAATACCATAAGAAAATCGTCGATGGCTCGTCGCGCCGGACCGACCGGCTTTACCGGAATGACTGGGACGCGGCGCTTAACCACCCCGTTTTTACCAACGTATCCAGAGAAGCAGGTATCCTGATCGAGGGTTACAGCCTCGGTATCAATGTAACGGACGTCAATCAGGATGGCTGGAAAGATGTTTATATTACGAACGACTATCTTACCAACGACCTGCTTTACATCAATAACGGTAACGGAACGTTCACGGACCGGGCGCCGGGATATTTCAAGCATACATCGCATTCGGCGATGGGAAATGATGTGGCGGACGTGAATAACGACGGCCTCGTCGATATCGTAGCAGTGGACATGATGCCCGCGACCAACCGCCGGAAGAAAATGATGACGCCGGCGAACAGTTACGTCACGTATCAGAACAATGAATTGTTCGGCTACCAGTATCAGGTAGCCCGGAATACGCTGCAATTGAATATGGGCAGCCGCGACGGCGCCGGAAAGTCGCCGGTATTCAGCGAGATAGGCTTGCTGAGCGGAATTGCAGAAACGGATTGGAGCTGGACGCCCATGGTTACCGACTTCGATAACGACGGTTTCCGGGATATTATCATTACAAACGGCTTTCCCAGAGATATTACCGACCTCGACTTTATCGCCTATCGCAACGAAGTTTCGAGTGTTATGGCGCCTATGATGATGCTCGATTACATTCCGAGCGTCCGGCTCAGAAACTTTGCATTTAAAAACAGGGGCGACCTCACCTTTGCCGACGTGACTTCCGACTGGGGCATCGAAACCCCGGGTTTTTCGAATGGTGCGGCATATGCGGATCTCGATAATGATGGCGACCTGGACTATGTTGTGAACCGGATCAACGACTCCGCAATGGTTTATCGTAACAATAGTATTCAACTTAAACCGGCAGAAAGCAATTATTTGCGGATTGCGTTTACGGGTGAGCGTTATAATCGGGCAGGCGTCGGCGCGATAGCCGAAATCGTTTATGCCAATGGTAAAAAGCAAATAGCAGAAAACTCACCCTATCGCGGGTATTTATCGACTGTCGAACCGGTACTGCATTTTGGATTGGGTAGAGAACGGCTTGTGCAGCAGGTTAAAATTACATGGCCTGGCGGAAAGAGCCAGATTTTGAAAAATGTCCGGGCCAATCAGATTTTGAAAGTTAACGAAAAGGATGCCGTCGTCGCGCCGATTCCGGCTACCGAGTTGGAAAGTCCGATTTTTAACGACATTACTTCACAACTGAATGTTCCCTATCGCCACGAGGAAATGGATATCATCGATTTTAATGTCCAAAAACTTCTGCCGCACAAGATGTCGCAATACGGACCCGGGCTGGCCGTCGGCGATGTGAACGGGGACGGGCTGGAAGATGCCTTTGTGGGAGGTGCGTGTCAGCACAAGGGACGTTTCCTGCTTCAAGGCCCTGGCGGAAAGTTTGAGGTAGCGGACCTGCTGCCCGGCAAGGAGGGGCCGGAAAAAGCATCCGAGGATATGGGGGTGCTGCTTTTCGACGCCGACGGCGACAAGGACCTCGATCTTTACATCGTGAGTGGAAGCTATGAAATCCGGGAAGGTTCGGATGCATTGAAGAACAGGCTTTACCTGAACGACGGAAAAGGACGATTTTCGGACGATACTGCTGCATTGCCGGCGTTCCTGGTGAATGGATCGTGTGTAAAAGCCGCCGACTACGACCGCGACGGCGATCTGGATTTGTTTATCGGGGGAAGGGTAGAGTCGGGGAAATATCCGAAGCCGGTTTCCAGTTACATCCTGAGAAACGATTCGAAAGGCCGTACAGTGCGTTTTTCCAATGCAACCGCGGCCGTAGCCCCCGAATTAGCGGGCATCGGACTGGTTTGCGATGCGCTCTGGACGGATTATGACAACGACGGGTGGCCCGATCTGCTGCTCGCCGGCGAATGGATGCCGCCCACTTTTTTGAAAAATGAAAAGGGGAAATTCAAGAAAATTGAAACAGGCCTCGAAACGAAAAAGGGCTGGTGGGGTAGCCTCGTCGCCGGTGATTTCGATAACGATGGCGATATGGACTATATCGGGGGAAATCTGGGGGCAAACACATTGAGCAGGGCGTCGGAAAGTCGGCCTGTAAGTGTTTATGCCAAAGACTTCAACAACGACGGCTATTTCGACGCAATCCCAACGGTATTCTACAAAGCACAGGACGAGACGTACAGGGAGTTCCCTTACAACACGCGGGATGACATGGGCAAGCAGGTTATCCAGGTACGCCAGCGTTTTCAGGAATACGGAAAATTCGCGGAATCGGGGCTGGCCGATATCCTAAAACCCGAAGAATTAAAAGACGCTTTGCATTTGTCGGCAACGTGGATGAAAAGCAGTTACATAGAAAATCGTGGCGGAGGAAAATTCATCCTGCGCGAATTGCCCGCGCAAGCGCAGTTTGCCCCGCTTTTCGGAATGATCGCCGATGACTTCGACCAGGACGGAAACCTGGACCTGCTGCTTTCGGGAAATGACTATGGTTCGGAAGTTTCGGTGGGACGCTACGACGCAATGTACGGGCTTGTACTGAAAGGCGACGGGAAAGGAGGTTTTCGTCCATTGAACATCGCAGAAAGCGGCTATGCGGCTGATGGCAATATGAAGGGGCTCGTTCGGTTGGCGTCGGATGCGGGAGATATGATTACAATAACTTCCCAAAACAGGGATTCGTTGCGGTTTCACAAAGCAACAAAAAAGGTCAGGGTCATTAACCTTGGACCGGGAGATGTGGCTGCCCGGATATATCTGCCGGATAACAGGTTCAGAAAGGTGGAGCCAGGCTATGGGACATCTTTTCTTTCCGCTTCGGGGCATTCGGTTCTCGTTCCGCCAAATACCGGGAAAGTTGTAATAACAGATTTTTCGGGGAAGGAAAGAATGGTAACCGGCCCTGTTAAATGA
- a CDS encoding RagB/SusD family nutrient uptake outer membrane protein produces MKKILTNSMVIVAGVMTVFFSCKESFLEKPATGALSEGLLTSNKGLEGMLVGVYGQINGKGAGGRMASPSNWVWGSIRGGDANKGTDPGDYSDINPIQRYEYLSTQGVISEKWVGNYEGISRANAVLRLVAKADADVSDYTKTRITAEARFLRAHYYFELKKAFGNTPYVDESVDYGTGIEKVKNDADLWPKIEADFQFAFDNLPETQDAAGRANKWAAASYLAKAYLYQKKFPQAKTLFDQIIANGQTTNGKKYALVAKYADVFRASNDNNSESVFAVQAVANSGSVNNANPEFDLNWPYNTGANGPGNCCGFFQPSFEMVNSHRTDANGLPLLDGSYNSDKNAVVSDMGLLSKDKFTPDAGNLDPRLDHTVGRRGIPFLDWIDHPGADWIRNQANGGPYSPKKYAYYKTDVGSLQDNSSWTPGYTAINFTVIRFADVLLMAAEAEIEAGTLEKAREYINMVRARAANADGFVKKNGAPAAKYVIGTYKTAWTDKEVARAAVRFERKLELALEGHRFFDLVRWGVAEKELNAYLTFESKQLTGALGNAKFAAKYELLPIPQSQIDLQGSDVLKQNPGF; encoded by the coding sequence ATGAAAAAGATATTAACTAATAGTATGGTGATTGTCGCCGGCGTTATGACGGTGTTTTTTTCCTGCAAAGAAAGTTTTTTGGAAAAGCCAGCGACCGGTGCGCTGAGTGAAGGGCTTCTTACCTCCAATAAAGGACTGGAAGGTATGCTTGTCGGGGTTTATGGTCAGATTAACGGCAAAGGTGCGGGTGGAAGGATGGCCAGTCCCAGTAACTGGGTTTGGGGAAGTATTCGGGGAGGCGATGCCAATAAAGGTACCGACCCTGGCGATTACAGCGATATTAACCCGATCCAGCGTTATGAATATTTGAGCACTCAGGGTGTAATTTCTGAAAAGTGGGTAGGTAACTATGAGGGTATTTCCCGTGCTAATGCAGTGCTGCGTCTTGTAGCAAAGGCTGATGCTGATGTTTCGGACTATACAAAGACACGAATTACTGCCGAAGCTCGGTTTTTACGGGCGCATTATTATTTCGAGCTGAAAAAGGCATTTGGGAATACACCCTATGTAGACGAGTCGGTTGATTACGGCACCGGAATTGAAAAGGTAAAAAACGATGCGGACCTCTGGCCTAAGATCGAGGCTGATTTTCAATTTGCATTTGATAATTTACCCGAAACGCAGGATGCTGCCGGGCGCGCCAATAAATGGGCTGCGGCTTCTTATCTTGCAAAAGCCTATCTCTATCAGAAAAAATTCCCCCAGGCCAAAACACTTTTTGACCAGATCATAGCAAATGGCCAGACTACCAATGGTAAAAAATATGCATTGGTAGCTAAGTATGCTGATGTGTTCCGCGCTTCGAATGATAACAATTCGGAGTCCGTTTTCGCCGTGCAGGCGGTAGCAAATTCAGGTAGCGTCAACAACGCCAACCCTGAATTTGACCTTAACTGGCCTTACAATACCGGTGCAAATGGCCCCGGTAACTGCTGCGGTTTCTTTCAGCCGAGCTTTGAAATGGTGAACTCGCACCGCACCGATGCCAACGGGTTGCCGCTACTCGACGGTTCCTACAATTCGGATAAAAATGCAGTCGTATCCGACATGGGCCTGCTTTCCAAAGATAAATTCACCCCCGACGCCGGTAATCTCGATCCACGCCTCGACCACACGGTGGGCCGTCGCGGAATCCCGTTCCTCGACTGGATCGACCACCCCGGCGCCGACTGGATCCGTAACCAGGCAAACGGCGGCCCGTACAGCCCTAAAAAATATGCTTATTATAAAACAGATGTAGGTTCACTGCAAGATAACAGCTCGTGGACGCCGGGTTATACCGCCATTAACTTCACGGTGATCCGCTTCGCCGATGTACTGCTCATGGCGGCCGAAGCCGAAATCGAAGCGGGAACACTCGAAAAGGCGAGGGAATATATAAACATGGTCCGGGCCAGGGCGGCGAATGCGGATGGATTTGTGAAGAAAAATGGCGCTCCCGCGGCGAAATATGTGATCGGAACCTACAAAACTGCGTGGACCGACAAGGAAGTTGCGCGTGCAGCCGTGCGTTTCGAAAGAAAGCTGGAACTGGCACTTGAAGGCCACCGTTTCTTCGACCTGGTACGCTGGGGAGTGGCCGAGAAGGAGCTCAATGCATACCTGACGTTCGAATCGAAGCAGCTTACAGGCGCATTGGGCAATGCCAAATTTGCGGCTAAATATGAATTACTACCGATACCACAAAGCCAGATAGACCTTCAGGGAAGCGATGTTCTGAAACAAAACCCTGGTTTTTAG
- a CDS encoding TonB-dependent receptor: MKIIYKNSLRGYFAFLILVLTFFTAFAQERRVTGVVTDPAGTGIPGATILIKGTQIGANTDAEGRFAINARSDNDVLVISFVGYKTKEVTVGNQSVLDVKMEDDVAALEEVVVTGYTTDKRRETSGSVALVKAKDLTAVPSGNVEQQLQGRVAGVTVITNGQPGTNSQIRVRGFGSFEANEPLYIVDGVPVGSTDFLNPDDIDQTTVLKDAAAASIYGARAAAGVVVYTTKKGSRNRKLSVTYDGLVGFTTPGNGQKMMNPTDFAEWTWNAFRNSGWKPGDKNWTHPQFGTGATPVIPDYLMVGGTYGVTGTVDLAAERKKYNIDPNAGTIYQVVRANRAGTDWYDAITRTAPVTRHSLGFSGGGENGRYFVGLGLQDQKGILLNNSFKRYTFRVNTEFNILKNLRFGENIQGTYRQVLGIGGANNGQGVANDENEILSAFRMPSIIPVYDEFGGYAGTLAKGFNNPRNPVATRDGMRNNNAFNANGFGNIYLEFDPIENLTLRSSLGGQYNNYTYWNYSRRQYENSENNSAVGYGEGSGYRFAWTLTNTAQYRKTFGLHNLDVLIGQEALNTGKSRDLFATGLDPFSTSIDYVNMQNVKSKTVNSALANGVTFYSLFGRVNYIFNDRYIVSGVLRRDGSSRFGPANRYGVFPAVSVAWRVTSENFMKGVTFLSDLKIRGGYGTMGNSNAVRPDNQYSLYSANIGSSAYDIAGSNNGSNIAEGYYRSKLGNAYAKWETSVTKNIGFDATFLNGKLDVILDLWQKDSKDLLYQQGIPAVVGSGATPPYVNAGTIVNKGIDFQIITKGKAGSKLGYELNVTGSVLKNEIADLRGEKYLASVNPSYRGLQPIRNQLGRSLSAFYGYNVTGLFQTQEEVDRAPAQDGKGIGRFRYEDVNGDNVINADDRKYLGSPVPKFTGGLNLKLTYLNFEVETYMYTSIGNKIFNASKWFTDFYPSFAGAAISERVKDSWSPSNTGATIPIFESASNFSTNTQANSFYVESGNYVRMQNISLGYNLPKALLAKLKMQKLRLYASANNIFTISKYQGLDPGVGGNADTQFGIDVGNYPVTRSWVFGVNLGF; encoded by the coding sequence ATGAAAATAATCTACAAAAATTCCCTTCGGGGTTACTTCGCTTTTCTCATCCTTGTTCTGACTTTTTTTACGGCTTTTGCGCAGGAACGAAGGGTGACTGGCGTGGTGACGGACCCTGCAGGCACAGGAATCCCCGGGGCTACCATCCTCATAAAAGGTACTCAGATCGGGGCGAATACGGATGCCGAGGGACGCTTCGCGATCAATGCGAGGTCGGATAATGATGTACTTGTAATCAGTTTTGTCGGTTACAAAACCAAGGAGGTTACCGTAGGCAACCAATCGGTGCTCGATGTGAAAATGGAGGACGACGTAGCCGCGCTGGAAGAAGTGGTGGTAACGGGTTATACAACCGACAAACGGCGCGAAACATCGGGATCGGTAGCGCTCGTGAAAGCGAAAGACCTTACCGCCGTGCCATCGGGAAACGTGGAGCAGCAGTTACAGGGACGGGTTGCCGGCGTAACCGTGATCACCAACGGGCAACCCGGTACCAACAGCCAGATCCGCGTGCGTGGTTTTGGCTCATTCGAGGCCAATGAACCGCTGTATATTGTGGACGGGGTGCCTGTCGGTTCGACGGACTTCCTAAACCCCGATGATATCGATCAGACCACGGTATTGAAGGATGCCGCCGCAGCATCCATCTACGGGGCGCGGGCCGCAGCGGGGGTGGTTGTTTACACCACAAAAAAAGGCAGCCGCAATAGAAAGTTGAGCGTTACGTACGATGGTCTGGTCGGCTTTACCACGCCGGGGAATGGTCAGAAAATGATGAACCCTACCGATTTTGCCGAATGGACCTGGAATGCATTCAGGAATTCGGGCTGGAAGCCGGGCGACAAGAACTGGACGCATCCGCAGTTCGGTACGGGCGCAACGCCTGTGATCCCGGATTATCTGATGGTAGGGGGGACGTATGGTGTTACCGGTACCGTCGATCTTGCAGCCGAACGCAAAAAATACAATATCGATCCTAACGCTGGGACGATATATCAGGTGGTGAGGGCCAACCGTGCCGGAACCGACTGGTACGACGCGATTACCCGGACGGCGCCTGTTACCCGGCATTCCCTCGGCTTCTCCGGGGGAGGCGAAAACGGCCGTTACTTTGTTGGACTGGGCTTGCAGGACCAGAAAGGTATTCTTTTAAACAACAGTTTCAAGCGTTACACTTTCCGGGTCAATACGGAGTTCAATATCCTTAAAAACCTGAGATTCGGGGAGAATATCCAGGGAACATATCGCCAGGTGCTCGGCATTGGCGGAGCGAATAATGGACAGGGTGTGGCGAACGACGAGAATGAAATCCTGAGCGCATTCCGTATGCCTTCGATTATTCCGGTTTACGACGAATTCGGCGGTTATGCCGGAACATTGGCGAAAGGCTTCAACAATCCCAGAAACCCGGTCGCTACCAGGGACGGAATGAGAAATAATAATGCCTTCAATGCGAACGGCTTTGGTAATATTTACCTTGAATTTGATCCGATTGAAAACCTGACATTGCGGTCAAGCCTCGGTGGTCAGTATAACAATTATACTTACTGGAATTATTCAAGACGCCAGTATGAAAACTCTGAAAATAACTCGGCGGTAGGTTACGGTGAAGGCTCAGGATACCGCTTTGCCTGGACATTGACTAATACCGCACAATACCGCAAGACTTTCGGTTTGCACAATCTGGATGTTTTGATAGGCCAGGAAGCATTGAACACAGGCAAGAGCCGCGATCTGTTTGCAACTGGCCTTGATCCTTTCTCAACCAGCATCGACTATGTGAACATGCAAAATGTAAAGTCGAAAACTGTAAACAGCGCGCTTGCTAATGGCGTCACCTTCTATTCGCTATTTGGTCGCGTAAACTATATTTTTAATGATCGATACATTGTTTCGGGAGTCTTGCGCCGCGATGGTTCTTCGCGCTTTGGTCCTGCTAACCGCTATGGGGTCTTTCCGGCGGTGTCGGTGGCATGGCGCGTCACTTCTGAAAATTTCATGAAAGGCGTTACCTTTTTGAGTGATCTCAAAATCAGGGGAGGCTACGGTACAATGGGTAATTCCAATGCTGTGCGTCCTGACAATCAATATAGCCTGTATTCTGCCAATATCGGCTCATCTGCGTATGATATTGCAGGCTCCAACAATGGTTCAAATATTGCCGAAGGCTATTACCGCAGCAAACTCGGCAATGCTTACGCCAAATGGGAAACCAGTGTGACCAAAAACATTGGTTTCGATGCGACGTTCCTTAACGGTAAACTTGACGTGATCCTCGACTTGTGGCAGAAAGATTCCAAAGATCTGTTGTACCAGCAAGGTATACCTGCTGTGGTAGGTTCGGGTGCAACGCCTCCATATGTGAACGCGGGAACCATTGTCAATAAGGGAATCGACTTCCAGATCATTACAAAAGGCAAGGCCGGTAGCAAGCTGGGCTACGAGTTGAATGTAACGGGTAGCGTTCTCAAGAACGAAATCGCTGACCTGCGCGGCGAAAAATATCTGGCGAGTGTTAATCCCAGTTATCGCGGTTTGCAGCCGATCCGTAACCAACTGGGCCGTTCACTTTCGGCATTCTACGGCTATAATGTAACCGGTTTGTTCCAGACCCAGGAAGAAGTTGACCGTGCACCCGCGCAAGACGGAAAGGGGATCGGCCGCTTCCGCTATGAGGATGTGAATGGTGACAACGTCATCAATGCCGATGACCGTAAGTACCTGGGCAGTCCTGTTCCGAAATTCACCGGCGGTTTGAACCTCAAACTGACCTATCTGAACTTCGAAGTTGAAACTTATATGTACACGTCTATCGGTAACAAGATTTTCAACGCTTCCAAATGGTTTACCGACTTTTACCCTTCGTTTGCCGGAGCGGCTATCAGCGAAAGGGTGAAAGATTCCTGGTCGCCTTCGAACACCGGAGCTACCATCCCCATTTTTGAAAGCGCTTCCAATTTCAGTACCAACACACAAGCCAACTCATTTTATGTAGAAAGCGGCAATTATGTGAGAATGCAGAATATTTCACTGGGCTATAACCTGCCTAAAGCGTTGCTCGCCAAGTTGAAAATGCAGAAACTGAGATTATACGCCTCGGCGAACAACATTTTTACAATCTCCAAATACCAGGGACTCGATCCGGGTGTAGGTGGTAATGCGGATACGCAATTCGGGATCGATGTGGGTAATTATCCTGTCACAAGAAGCTGGGTTTTCGGTGTGAACCTTGGTTTCTGA
- a CDS encoding carboxypeptidase-like regulatory domain-containing protein, translated as MHPLLNSIFLRLVWILTLATLTRTYAQQTATVTLTGKVTDEKTGKPLPFANVFINNSTIGTNSDENGNYRLPNLAVGNLELVVSFLGYETVKQTMRFEQPGVKTVLFKLREGQELLGVTIAAKKNKKREKHLKIITRELLGRSKFSKQCKILNPEVLRISEDDDGHLGAQTVKPLIIENHALGYRIHQDLDDFDYYNGKVYYGGATRFELLEARDEAQRKLWRANRKEAYKGSLKHLLTSMVADSLQEQGFKVFQVIPDSLRMFRSVRSVNGYNTIANHIHNRIEPVRGMRLVRPGELPSERLVVSLTQLEVFNMNKRGRSPYSDMPYAYTQITFPQGYMVTTPQGWVVMPMGFEIAGDLGNDRFSNLLPADWKRDE; from the coding sequence ATGCACCCCCTTTTGAATAGCATATTCCTTCGTCTTGTTTGGATATTAACGCTCGCTACACTAACGCGCACATACGCGCAGCAGACGGCTACCGTGACGCTTACAGGCAAGGTTACCGATGAGAAAACCGGTAAACCGCTTCCATTTGCCAATGTTTTTATCAATAATTCGACGATAGGGACCAACTCCGATGAGAACGGTAACTACCGGTTGCCCAATCTGGCCGTCGGTAACCTGGAACTCGTCGTGTCGTTTCTGGGCTACGAAACGGTTAAGCAAACGATGCGTTTTGAGCAGCCGGGTGTCAAAACCGTGCTGTTCAAGCTGCGGGAAGGGCAGGAGCTCCTGGGGGTGACCATTGCGGCGAAGAAAAACAAAAAGCGCGAAAAGCATTTGAAGATCATCACCCGTGAACTGCTCGGGCGAAGCAAATTCAGCAAACAATGCAAAATCCTCAATCCGGAAGTGCTGCGCATTTCGGAGGACGACGACGGGCATCTTGGTGCGCAGACGGTCAAACCGCTGATCATCGAAAACCATGCATTAGGCTACCGCATTCACCAGGATCTCGATGATTTCGATTATTACAATGGAAAGGTCTATTACGGCGGCGCAACGCGTTTCGAGCTTCTCGAAGCCAGGGACGAGGCACAACGCAAACTATGGCGCGCAAACCGGAAAGAGGCTTACAAGGGTTCGCTCAAACATTTATTGACCAGCATGGTTGCTGACAGCCTCCAGGAACAGGGCTTCAAGGTCTTTCAGGTTATTCCGGATTCGCTGAGAATGTTCAGATCCGTCAGAAGCGTAAACGGCTACAATACGATTGCGAATCACATCCATAACCGCATCGAGCCGGTCAGGGGGATGCGGCTTGTACGTCCGGGGGAGCTTCCTTCGGAGCGGCTGGTCGTATCCCTTACTCAGCTGGAAGTCTTCAATATGAATAAACGCGGCAGGTCGCCCTATTCCGACATGCCCTATGCCTACACACAGATCACGTTCCCTCAGGGCTACATGGTAACGACCCCTCAGGGATGGGTCGTTATGCCGATGGGTTTTGAAATTGCCGGAGACCTTGGTAACGACCGCTTCTCGAACCTCTTGCCCGCCGACTGGAAGCGCGACGAATAG